Part of the Juglans regia cultivar Chandler chromosome 14, Walnut 2.0, whole genome shotgun sequence genome, TGTGAAAGTTGAACTCCAGCCAATGCACAAATAACATCCCTTGCTAATGCTTGAATAACCAGCGTCAACCTGCCTTTTTAAGTGTTTATGTTTTTTCATCTATGATTTGCTTCGTAAATGATTGTTTCCCTTtccaagtattttatttttaccgaTTGTccacttttcttttatgaatcTCAGGGGCAGCTCAATAAAAATTGAGGCCTAAAGTAAAATTTAagtaattcataattataatacaataaaatatgaattattatatgaaatattttcaaacttttcaataaaatgagattttatttaaaatctttaaatacagattttatgaatttattttagcaACAACAATCTAAAATGAGGTCTCAATACAGATTTTGTACCTCAATTtagcaagatcttaaaaaaattatttaaaatataaataattcattgtattacttataaaaaaaatcattatattgaatattaaatttagtattataggCCTTGCAcacaatgaaatttataaaaattatttaaaattttattaaattaaatggtttttatttattttttcaaaaaaattttaaataaataccacattttttagttttgaagCCTTACATACCATTAAGCCGGCACTATCATCTACTATATATTTTGATCACTATTATACAagagattattaattaaaagattGAATGAGAAGGTGGTGATTTAGTTTTCAGCTTGTGTTAATTTCGGAAGACAGTTTTTGCAAgtactctgtttttgttttctttctgctTCACGTCGTTCCGCTACGCCAGAAACTCACGTTAGATCATGATCATAGTATTGCAAGGCGACAAATAATATTGCTTTTCCTTTAGAATTTTACCAATAAGTATTAGATATAAATTCGTTCCACggaatataattattaactaGACAGCGCAGAGATCACAAGAAGAGATCATGATTAGTACGAAAGCGAAACATGACatttagtactatatatatatatatatatatatattctagatCACAACAACCTGAATATTGAGCCTATATATCCGGCCCTTGTTTTAGACGACAATAATGACAATCTAgcattgaaatttgaaacacaAATCTTTCACCTACGTACCTAGGGATAGATCTATCATCTTAATCcccttatatttatttatcccTTTTAATTTGGAACTTGCTAGATGGTTAGCTAGGCGGGCGTCATCAGAGGTTGGAATCCGTGTCGAAGACATGCTTGCCATACCTCCTCGATGTTGAACATGGTCATGCTACCACACTCGTGCACATTCCACCCTTCCAATACATGCAATATTCCAGCAATACGCCAAGCACTCATCGCTCTTCTTGGCAGCCAATTCTGTTgcatacgtacatatatatatatatatatatgtatatatatatagattaatatatatggaatgTGTCGATCGAACAGGCAAAATAGGTTAAATGACAATCAATGTCTCTGCATGCATCATTCGATAATCTTATATGTATTGAAATGAAAGCCTCGACCGATCCAATTAGCAAAGTGCGCGTCTGTTAATTATATCCTAAATTATATGTATGTGtagtaaattaaattaagatcgAAAACATTTTGAGCcactaattataattaattgcaGCTTACCTCACAAGAGTGCATATTCGCGAAAGATGCGGGGGCGATCATTGCCGGTGTGCTGTGGTAGAAACAATCTTTCCGCAGTTTCTTCGGTGGGAACTGAGAAAAAGGAATGAATAATGTTCCTTTCGATACTTTCAGTTGTTCGTCTTCGGCCCATCCATCTCCCACCAGCCATGTCATCTGCACGTAAAAGTACTCGACGTACGTACGTTTGATCAATGTATGTtgattaattaatcaaatttacTGGCATGTATGTAGTAGTATTTTACTTAAACACTTTTTTTGTGTCCTAGATCTCTGTTATAAAAGTTCCTTTGGGGGAAAATGTTAAGATAGTTTTGTACAGAtaagataagttaagataaaacttaattgaaattgaaataaaatattattaaaatattatttttaaatattatatgttttgatatttataaaaattaaattatttattatattttatatgagaatttaaaaaaattataataattaaataagatctCAGTTAATATCAATACGGCCAGGGTTCACTACTCTCGCTAGACATAAAGCAATCATgcaattatttatatacataaatgGTCGCAAACTTTTACCTTCTGATCAGCGTAACCTGTTGATAGGACCAAGTTATCACTTTTTGAGTTGGAGGCCGTGAGCCTTTGTTTAAGCTTATCATATTCATCCTCATATAAAACTGCCACCTGAGGATATAAGattataactattaattatGGAGTTTTTCAAGAACATGAGTAACGTCCCTTCAGTGTACGTACGTCATATAGCTTCACAATAGACAATGAAATTGGAAAGCTTTATAATATTGTTCTGCTATTTCTTGTTTGAGCAGCTTAATTGGGGTTTCAGTACTAGTGACTCCGAGAGATAATAAACTGcgattaatattaattaatcatgaTCAATTCATGTCTTAAGAACTTAATTCATAGCAGTTACAACGTCGCACCTGGATTCCATTTTCACATAGAGCTTCGGCAATGGCATAAGCAACCTTAGTAAGATTGCCCCTAAGCATCAATTGGGTTGTTCCCTTTGGAATGCTGTTTAGTACCACAGCCACAGCTAAGCTACTTCCATCCACCAGCTTTATTTTCAACTGAGGAAATTTTTGGATGTAAAGCTCACCATTCGCATTAAGTTCCTCTCCCTggaaatttacatatataaaatctCAGTACTTTAAGGTGATCAGCACTCGTGGTACGTACGTAGAAACTAATTAAGAAGCTCGTGAGGATGAGGTTCTAATTTCTTTGAATGGGGGAGTTGAAACATCAAGTTCTCGATTATACCAAGCACTAAAAATTGAAGGTGTAAGGGAGAGGATTGTTATGTCCTCCTCGTGGTGTAAAGTTACGTTGAATTATAGgaccaaaaaacaaattaaaataacatattagatAGCTGGATTTACTTGCCTGGTTCTGAAGACCTAGACTTAGCACTTTCACTCCTCTCAGTTCAGCATCTAGTATGGCTTCTTCAATCAAGCTATTGAGGAGCCTGGCAGCCTCTCTTCGGCATTGTGATATATACTGCAGATTTTTTAAAACaggaaatttaaattaaaaaaacaaccaGCTGAAGTGAATTGTACATGATAAAAACAACAGGtatcaattaataaaagtttCTCACTGATTTTCTTAACGATGATaggaaatattctcaaaatattttcataccCAAATTAAATTTCTTACTTGTTTATGGTATCTTGGTACCACCCAAGAGTGCAATTTGAGGTTTTTGAAGGTGGTCCTCTCTAGAACAAAAGCACGGCCATGGATCCAATTTATAATCACAGACCAAAATAATGTCAATGGCCACAACAACCTCAAGTACCATTGAAACGAGTGGGGCCTGGAGGCCAAGGAGGCAAATCCTAGCCGTAGATGATAGATGGACTCGGGCGTCGTAAGATGCGTTAGATGTACGACATCGGGTGACTCTTCGGGTCTTTGGAGGGAAACTTCATATAGAGCATCCGAGGATTTGTCCATGGTACCATAGACGTAATCATATATAGGCATGAAAAGTGAGTAGTTGGTGCGGAATTTGGTATGATGCAAAGAATGAAACCTGTCGATCGAGTAGTCCAAGCAAAAGTGGTGGAGTCAGGacctaattttatatatatatagtgtgcatgtgtgcatatatatatatatatatataatatgtgattaaAGTTGATATATATGGTGAGGTTTTGAGAGAGAGTAATACTTACGAGGGAGTGTACATGAGGTATTTGAGTGGGGGAAAGAGGGAGAAGACCCAATTTGGAATGAGCTCGAAGTTGCAGTGGCCCATGTTGTTCATGAAATCAATATAAAGGATGTAACCAAAACCGGATGCGATAGAGGCTGTTCCGGTGAACGCTGTTGTAAGCATTGGTATTGCAAAGAGCATGAAATATACCGTGTGTTCCGCAAACGGATGAGTGACAGCTGCGATATGCATGGAGCTAGGTAATTAACTAGTTCGATCAAGTTTAGAATTATCAAACATATAGTTGAATATCgatcatatatgcatatatgataGCTAGCTAAACGTGCCAAGATCAATTAGTAATAAAGGTCAACTGATCATCATGCATGACTAATAATCAATAAGCTTAGCTTTTGGAGCGAGTACgttatggtaaaaaaaaatagcatataTATTCAGTGTCAAGaattagtctatatatatatatatatatatatatatatcttacagGTAATAGGCTCGGTGACAATGGAGGAATGGTGATGGGAATGGTAACGAGAGTAAAGGTAGTGGTGGTGCAGCATTCTGTGAAACCAGTAGTAGAGGAACTCCACCGGACCAGCATGCAGCAAACACgtgatagccacaccctttGTTCTCCACACTGGTAGCTTATGAATTTGGGTAACTTTCATGTAACTAATGTAAAATAGAACTCCGGTTAACAATATCTGGTCATCCctgcaatatatattaattcagaataattaaaaaactaaacatTGATCGAGTTAACATTGATCAGTACTGATATCGCGCACAATCTtttataatcatgttttaaagtcatgataatactatttttgtaaagtaatattactttttataaaaatgactatcgtttgtttaaaatataattatataaatgattgtaaaaaaGATGCATAgctatcatttttcaaactttaaactaaTACCGCAAGCTCATGTATTGGATGTGCTAGCTAGCTTGTCGCATTGTAtcgatataaatatatatatatatatatatatatatatatacacgtgtgGATCAAATTCTGCTAGCTagatagctactatatatatatatatgtgtgtgtgttttgtagAAAACCTTCCTTATATAATTAGAGTACAataattatctcaaattatataattgagAATGTCACGTTAATATGTGACTTAATTTTAGAGgcataaataatagaaaatatgatAAGAAAATTCTGATCTACAATGTATAAATTAATGATCCGTAAGATCAATCATTCAATTCACTCATGCATGATGCATCTCCTGGttcagagatgagagagagagagagagaaagagtttcTACTGACCAGTTGCGTTCTCGATCAACCTGCTCGAATTCAATGCCTTTATCCACAATCCTATTATTGCCTTTGGCGGTTCGGTAACGAGATAGAGAAATCCATATGAGATTGTGAAGCATCCTCACCAAAAGAAACGGAAATATGAGGAAGTAGAATAAGTCTCTCTCGCTTTCTCCCTTCACCATGAACTGGTATGTGCTATGAACAACCCATGGAGCCAAAATCATGTACTTAATTCACGAACGTACcaggatgcatgcatgccaaaaAGAGAGttgagaaattaataattatataaattaaaagagcaaatatatatatacgagcAACGATTCTAAAGCCTAATAAAAACATTCCACAACATTAACTGCTAGCTAGCAGCTGAAATGCATGTGGTTTATATGAACAACGACCCCAAGTACTACATGTAGAGCCAAAGATCACCGCATACGTACGTGTACTCCACGTCCACCAGGATGCCTTGACATCATGATCTTCATTAATGAAGGTCACGATCAGGTcgttatacgtacgtacgtataccGTGCTTATAATGAACCCGGCCTATGACAGTACGTACCaatgaaaatacatataatCTTATGACTTCTATTGCatggtatttatatatatatatataatataggagctagctagctagctgcatgttcaaactaattaatttatacagaTCATAAGCAACCATTCGATCCATCGATCTAGAACCTAATAAAATACATTCCAGtatccctatatatatatatacacacacacatacacacacatatagttTTATATTGCAATTAATTCAAATGTACCTTGAATGGGCCAAGAGGCTTCCATGGCCAGTTAGTGAGGATCCCCGGTTTGGTAGCCATATTTAATTATGAGTCACTGTTGGTGCAATTTTTGTGGTGTAATATCTGCATAGACATGTCTTTAGATTTTCTAAACATTTAATAggatataataataaagaaatgttttaactataaaaaatctcataaaaagcaaaatcacaaattcgtgatttgaaataatatattaaattataaaattatttttattatataaaacattGGAAATGATATATCATAGtacttaatataaatttatgaatttatttttataaaaaattttatgtctataacttttttgaaataatatatatatatatatatatatatatactagatcaaagtaacgtgcaaagcacgtttgtctagttagattaaacagttattttataaaaataatatatttttttataaaatttgtaaaaatagttaATGGTATATATAGCTTAGAAGACAttgcttcaacttttatataagtatataattaatagaatattacaaaagaactttaacaaacaaattaactactACAATCAGGGCTTTAACAAgatgattgagtttgcataatcaagatgatggtatttaatggcatgttttgggtcaaataagatttatttttcttttttcctatatattttggctttgtattatattttgctaGATAACTATATAACCTCGTTGAGGATATTTCATTGTTGTGAttctgtttataaaattttgatatttatgattactaaattgtgaaatttatgatttagATAGTCAAATACTccaataattttatctcattttattttattacagtGCTTTAACCAAATGATCTtcaaaatagtattaaaaactttgaaaagatataaatatatattaaaatgtttaaaagttttaattaatagtatttcATTCTAAATATCTAAAGAAATACATTCTGCACTTTgggattatcatttttttttaatagagttacatatattttttttattttctatgttttccCTACAAAACCATTATGCACACGCACTCACAATAAGTTGGAGAGTCATTATGCACACGCAcgcacaatatatattaatgcacaACAATCTATTaatagagttatatatattgCCGTTAACTTCaacgaaaacaaaaaatgttaaaacaaTAAATTCTATCTCATAaacactttatataaatatatatatatatatatttatatatgatgctCTTCTGTTGTCGATCAAGTTATTAAGTATATGTACTATGTAGGGGTCGAACGGCAGTGACGTCTCATGCGCGCTAGCTGCAGTACCGATCGAGTGTCCCAATTTCCACAAAACGACAAGTGGTGCTTTTATTGACtacatgtaattaatttatgtaatcACAGtgattcataaatatatatcagtCCTTTTCtcgacttatatatatatatatatatgtgatcaACACAGAATATTAATACAAAGTTactgttttatattttgagcacaTTCTATAGCAAAAGTTTTGAACTTCGTCCGGAACTAtcaaaacttttcaatttgcatgcttaattataatttaaccGTCCGTTCAAATAAAGTGAAAAAGCGGGTGCATGGACATGAATATATAGTTTATGCATGGggttataaattaaatgaatctTCTGATATATAGTTTGGGTTCGCGCATTTAATtaattcgaaaaaaaaatcgaaatttatataatatgctaaCATCATGATGGACGTCCAAAATATCAAAGATTTGGAGAGTACGTAATCAATTAATTAGACATTATAAAAAGGAACATCCTATATATATCTCAAAActaacagaaaatgaaaaacagcCTGACCTTGTCACTTGTTGATCGAACTGCATGAGCGCGCGCATGAGGACGCAAGACCCCGCGCGTTATCTAGCTTATTAAGAAGCAATCTAGCCGGATTGTTATGAACAACCGTACAACTTGGAGAAAGTAGTTTTTGATCGATAATCTGACTTGTTAATGTTGGTACcgttttatgaatatatatatgcatgatttgtgtatatatatatatatatcaaatcttAGAGAATAATGATATCTAAACTAACTAGCTTTTGTTAATTTCATCGTTCTATATAATATGGAtcgagagagagatcagagagagagatagagagatgagAGCTAAGGGGCACCTTAAAGCTTCAAAGGGGCGTCCAACTGATCTGCTGGTGAGAGGTCTGGTCTGCATGCAAGTTAACTAGAAGCCATACAATATTCTTCAGTACTGCTAACTTCTTTGCCTTGTAATCTGCATCTGTGCATGCAATTAGCTGCCCTCATTTATAGAGAAATATAGATGCGTTATTGTATACAAATGGTACACGTAACTCCTTAATTTAATTACTTATATCTCTACTCTTCCATCTATACTGTCCCATATTAATTAGAAGCCTACCCAACAGAGCCGACCTCATATACATCGATCCTTCGGCCATCCCAACTAGGACGGTGCTACTCCTACAGACGGAGTCTACCAAAACAACTACCGAAAATACAATCGTGGCCACCTTATGTGGTTGAagcatttttcaaatgaaaaaatctacacaattttttattatttatataatttttatacattattttttttaatttttattatttttttattaaatatttaatagaaaaataataaatagaaaaaataatttaatttaaaaaatataaattcaaaaaaaatattaaaaaatttaaaaatttaaaaaaatatcatatgcGGAGACTAGAAAGATTGTGTAGCATTAATATTTGTACGCATTTATTATTCCCAACCTACTTTGCTTGCACTCATTCATTTGTACGTGTGCTACCCATCGCTTTATCTGCGCTAGGTTCTGTTCATACGCTTTTaaattaggaaaatgctacatgccccgctgggggctcccgctgggagctcccacTGGGgcatgtatcatttttttatatatattttttaaatttatttttatatagatatttttaataattttaaatattttaaaaaataaaataaaaattataatattatttaaaaatattttcttaattatgaagtagaataaaaattaatatttaatgatttgtattttattttttgataaaggaagtgtttttttttttactttctgattaagaaagtgttttttaatgatttattttttactttctgattaaggaagtgttttttaatgatttttttttactttctgattaaagaagtgttttttaatgattttttttttttactttctgattaaggaagtgttttttaatgatatttttaatttattttattttttaaaaatatttataagtgtaaaaaaaatctatataaaaaataaattaaaaaattacacataaaaaagtacatgttaaactcaacgggagcccccaacgggggttgtaatatgactattttaaattttttttaaaaaaatcataatattattaaaaaatattttcttaatcatgaagtaaaataaaaaattataaaaaaatattttacttcgtgattaagaaagtattttttaatatatattttttacttttggattaaaaaaatattttcttaataatatttttattttattttatttttttaaaatattaaaaaatctatataaaaattatttaaataaaatatatattaaataatactacagccccagcgggagctcccaacgGGAGCTGTAGCACTAccttttaaattaagaaaatactatTCCCACTTAAATTTTATATCGAAAATTTTTAccgaattgtattttattttatttttttaatttcttttatttaataattaagaaaatatttttaaacgattttatgattttttatattttttttaaaatgtttaaaaaaatgattgaaaaaaaaaaaacgttttgcCTTTCGGTGAGGATTCTGTAGCCGTAGCAGGTtcctttaaataattttgttgtataatttatatatatttagaagatACTTTCGAGAATATGAAAAACCTGATATTCAGGTCCTCTTATAGGCCGACATATCatgtaagtaaaattaaaatgaaaagaatt contains:
- the LOC109008029 gene encoding very-long-chain aldehyde decarbonylase CER1-like — protein: MATKPGILTNWPWKPLGPFKYMILAPWVVHSTYQFMVKGESERDLFYFLIFPFLLVRMLHNLIWISLSRYRTAKGNNRIVDKGIEFEQVDRERNWDDQILLTGVLFYISYMKVTQIHKLPVWRTKGVAITCLLHAGPVEFLYYWFHRMLHHHYLYSRYHSHHHSSIVTEPITSVTHPFAEHTVYFMLFAIPMLTTAFTGTASIASGFGYILYIDFMNNMGHCNFELIPNWVFSLFPPLKYLMYTPSFHSLHHTKFRTNYSLFMPIYDYVYGTMDKSSDALYEVSLQRPEESPDVVHLTHLTTPESIYHLRLGFASLASRPHSFQWYLRLLWPLTLFWSVIINWIHGRAFVLERTTFKNLKLHSWVVPRYHKQYISQCRREAARLLNSLIEEAILDAELRGVKVLSLGLQNQGEELNANGELYIQKFPQLKIKLVDGSSLAVAVVLNSIPKGTTQLMLRGNLTKVAYAIAEALCENGIQVAVLYEDEYDKLKQRLTASNSKSDNLVLSTGYADQKMTWLVGDGWAEDEQLKVSKGTLFIPFSQFPPKKLRKDCFYHSTPAMIAPASFANMHSCENWLPRRAMSAWRIAGILHVLEGWNVHECGSMTMFNIEEVWQACLRHGFQPLMTPA